The genomic interval CCCTGGAAGAAGTTGGTAAGTTGGACGGACGAGGGTTTGACATCTATTCCGGgacaacaaatcaaattaaaccTAGAACTGCTGCTgtagcgacaacaacaacaaaaaataaaaataagaggAAGAtgcttaattaaatgtttcCGGTCTTTGGTAATCTAATTTGCAGCTGGATATAGCTATCCAGTGGACTGGTGGTCCCTGGGTGTTGTGGCCTACGAGATGAGGTCGAACACACGGCCATTTGTCCTGCACTCGCACACGCCGCTGGTGGAGATTAAGAACGTGCTGAACACCTCGGTGCACTATCCGCATTACTGGAGTCACGAGTTTATAGATCTGTTGCAAAAGGTGGGTGGCAAAAAACAATCAGCACCAATTATATCTAATTATTTGCATCTCATCTTTAGCTGCTCTGCGTGCATCCTGGTGCACGGATAAGCTCACAACAAGAGCTGCATCAGACGCCGCTGTTGCGGCCCACGGACTTCCAGCTGGTGCTTGAGAAGAGTATAAAGCCCGCATTTAAGCCACCCGAAGATCATCTTAATTGCGATCCCTGCTTGGAGCTGGAGGAAATGATTGTCGAGACGCGACCGttgcacaaaaagaaaaagcgcCTGGCCAAACAGCGTTCGGCGCAACGAGACAGTGATCCCGAAACGGCACTTGTGAAAGAGTTCATTGTGTACAATCGCTTCAAGGAGCTCAAGCGCAAGGCCATGGAAAAAAAGGAGAGTGACTGGCAGCGCGAACTGGAGCTGGCCATGGCCAATTCCATAGTGAACAGTCTAGCGCCCATACAGGAGAAGCCAACATCGTCCCTGGCCACAACAGTTGCGCCCACAGCTACTGCTTTAAATATCTGTGCACGATGCACAAGCTCTCCAACCGCACAAACCAAGGATAGTGATAGTATTGAATTTATAGACCGCACACCATCTCCGCAGGCGGCTCAGATGACGCCTACACCGCGCAGATTCTGCTGCAAAACGACGAGCACTGTACGGGAATAAAGAcccaaatttattatttgatcTCCAATGCACAAACTAGTCCAACTTAATGCCGCAAGGTTTCTCACGTATAGCTTGAATAGAAAAACGAAAATGCCTGCTGTCAATCCAAAAGATACaaaaagtaatatatatatatatatatatatctgagcTACCAAAACCTTCTACAAggatttaaacaaatatttttcgaGCAAGCgcatataagaaaaaaaagagaaaaacttATGTAGTACTTTGTAATTCACATGAAACTAACACCAACGCCGGTTTGCAcctttgtatgtacatattatatagtattttATAAGTATTGCGATCGCCTGGCTCCAACTGTACATTTGATGTAATGTATTTCGATATTGATGTACCTATTTTTTAGATGTTAgccgaaaatcaaaataaatggtATTGTCCCCTAGACAAGCGTTAAGAATTTTTATATCATTGATGTACATTTGGCATTGGcttaaaaagttaaaattcGTTAAATCTTTATTGCACAGCTGACgaaaaaaaattagttaattacaataataaGCTTGGCCAATtcgatttttttgttttccatttttatttcaagttATATTTCATTCATGTTTCAcataagtttttatttgctttaatgCGTTTTCTTTGTATAAAAAAGAGTAAATAATTACGgtttgtatgtataaattttttgtttttcacacatttgttGATCTTCATgtttgttaaaatatatataataattgtatgggtgttggtgttggtattggttgtgtatgtgtgtgtgtgtgtgtggggggggcAAACACTAACcaaaattacaataataatatgttATTGTTCGTTTCTATGTTGGTTTCATTCAGCAAAAATGCAACATGTTAATAGTTTGTTAATTCAATTTCTTCAAtccacgtttttttttttttttttttaaattttgtatatatatattttttcttgtttttgtggtTATTTAGAATTCACGAATAATCAACATTTGTTACACTGATCCCCAAGCCATAAACTGTGCGTGCTCCCAACGATAGCAGATCAACTGTTTTCGGGGACGCGCGCACTCAGCTGCTGGTTGGGGCCATGTGTCAAAGGTTGGGAGAAAAATGTATAGAAAATCGTAAAATATGTAACATATTTTTTCGGTCTTGTCGTTGAGAAAGGACAAGTTAGTGAAGTAGGGTTAATAACCTAGCTTGAAATGATGATCCACTTGCAAATGTAGAACGAGTATtccataaatataatttttgttttttcatttcatttaacgaatttttttttgtttttctttttagcaaaaacaaatgcaattgtttaaaaaaagcTTCAGATTTTTCTGTTGGAAAAACGAAATTTTTCTGTCGCTTGGTTTGTATGTTGTTAGAAAGAGAGAATGAGAAGAAGAAACTACAAGCTGAAAAATTATGTGAAATTGTGTGGGTATGagttttcctttctttttttttctttttttttttttaagtttgattgtatgtgtgttgtgtgtgagtTCTTTGTGTTGTTGGAGCTCAATTcagtttgtgtttgttttctttgtgtTAGTTTTCTGTTGCgtctaaacaaaatgttactCTTTTTCGTTGAACTCCACACGTGGCGCTGGCGGCGGACATCCGCCTTGGCCGTTTTGTGGCAGAACTACCAACATGATCATACTATACTGTGGTTGTGTCCACAGACTCAATACGTGAAGCGGCTCCTTCACCGGCAGCGGCATTGCCGCCCTCGCCATTCACATTAGTATTGCCACCCTCGCCAGCGCTGGTATTGCCACCGGCATTCTTTTTGGCGCCAAAGTTAAGTAACTCTACGTTGACATTAATGGTTTTCGTTTGCACTGGTGCATTCACATTTTCAACTGGCGGCTCTTCTGCGGCTCCAGCAGCTGGTGCTGAGTCGCCACCACCGGTGGTAATGGTCAGCGAGAGATCGTTCAGCGACTTGAGCACCTTGTCAACATCATCCTGGGTGCTTGGAGCGCCGTTACGATTACCAAAGTGCAAGAAACACTTTCCAAAATGACCTGTAAATCATATACttcaataattaaatgaattcaGCGTGGTGTTATACCAGTTGGCTACGTACCCTTCCATGTAATCGACAATGGATTACATTCGCGCTTACGCAGCTCGGACTTCAGGTCCTTGACGCGAATGTCGCGTGTCAGGTTTGTCAATTTAACACAGAAATCACGATGCGGGCGATTCTTCTTCTTCGGGCGACGTTCACCCGCACCACCCTCATCAAATTTACGATCTTCACTCTTAACACCAACCTCAACTCCAGACTGATCACCCTCAGACTGCAAACAAGAATAGTTAGCAAGGGCTTAAAGGATTCACGAGTTGTTGCTTACCTTGTTTGTGCGTCTGCGACGGTTGATGAAACGACCCTTGCGGCGTGGTGTGCGCTTCTGCGCATTATCCTAAACAAAAGAGAAATTTCCATTggttaattatatatatattttttcaaatatataaatatattttgcaaacATACGCCTTGTTGTTCGTTGTCAGTCTGTGAGGTGGTGCGTCCTGGGTTTCCTCGTTGGAAGCGACGACGCAACGGTCCACGACGGCGTCTACTGTTCTGATGCTGCTCAACATCGGTATCCTCCTCCTTCAGGGTTATCTTCTTACCCGCTTTCTCCAGCTGCTCCTTAAGTTGCTGCAGCACAGGCAAAATCTTCAAGCGACGCTCGGACAAAAGTTCCCAGAAAACACCATTTGGACGCGGCAAACGCTTAGCCACACGTATCACCTCGGTGGGTGTTACAATAATGTCCACTGGCGTATCGTATTTTTGGAACAAGTTAACGGGCAGCGTGTCAACGACCTGCACATCGTGCACAATTGTTACAATGGCCGTTTCCGGCGTTATGACGCCCAGCTCAATGAGCAAGCCAATGTCCAAATCGGCAAAACCGTTGCCACGTCCAATGCGATAGCCATCACGTGATACCACCACCGAACCAATGACAACCAAATCAAGCTTCAAATCGCTATCCAGACCAATTTCCGAACGGAACTTCTGTATATCCTGGACGCGCaatgcttcttttttttgctcatCGGTGGCATCGGCCGGCACATCGACTTTAAGGCAAAGCGCGGGCGAGTCCCGTGTGCTGGGCAAATATACAGATTTATTGGCCAGCATTGACTGTTCCTTAAAGTCATGCAAGGCGCGATCAATGTTCACTTTGATGTGCTCTATAGAACGAAAgcgcattaaatatatattgttaagcGGGTTTACACATAAGCAGAACATAACCTACGTGCTTTCTTGAACTCCTCCTCCTGAATGAGCAATGCAGCGGCCTTATCGGCATCAACGAACGCAGGAATACGGTTGAATATGCCATTGAAGCCGATTCCAACTTTGCCCTCCTGGATTTTCTTCCAAGTTTGAACGCGCAGCGAGCGCTTTGTCGGCTCTGCGGGCTGAGCTGTTAAAGACACACCCAgttattaactttttatttagttaGTTACTTAcacaataatcaaaatattatgCTAAATCCATATTTATTTCGTATTTACTTAGGTGGTCAACTTCAAGAGAAAACATGTTTGCATACATACTAAGCGTTTATATATTCCAATGAACATACATTCTGTTTtggctcaaaaaaaaaaacaatgttttaCAATATATACGATTTTCCGTTAAAAAACTTGTCAGCTTCAAAAGAAAGTTCACAAGAAACTTAAATAGAATTACGAGAGTTCGGTATATACGAAACTAGCGGGAGTCGAAAAATTCTTCCAAACTTCTAATATGCAAAGGTGGTCAATCTCACAGGTTTTATTGAATCgaaaattctaaatttatatatgcattgtGTGCCTAAGCATGTTGCTTTCGCTTTTGGGGgaactaaaaataaacacaaacaaatgcGGCTGCCGCGTTAGATTAGAAATTGTGGcgacaagagagagagagagagagaaagaaacaCTGAGCGGCGGCTAAGCGAGTGACTGTTACATGGAGAGAGGAGAGTGAGTGCAAGATCTCGCATTACCGGCAACAAAATCATTTTGATTTGTCAGCAGTTGTTTTCTTATCGCTGACCCGTGATTAACGCATGCATGTTATCACGCCAGGTTCATGTCGGACAAAATATTTCTATGTATAACTGATAAACCGGTTTTTACGCCCAGCAAAGATATTTAACGTAGAATAACAAGCCACACACAAACGGAATTAAAGTCAAATGCGACAATTTAACTAAACAAATGTCTTTAAAGAACATTTGGAATTGccaaacaactaaaaaaaaataagagttGCCACCTGACCGAGTTAATATATGCATGAAGAATACATACTTACACATATTAAAATTAAGACAGTAACTAAAAATGCAGAGCAGAGCAAAGCAAACACTTGTGTATGCGTATTCAAACATCTAATAGGCAAAACATtcaaaatatcgatattgacGTATGACCAATAAGTTGGCAACGCTGCGACagctcacacatacacacaagcgCGCGCTCAGTCctaaacatacacacacacacacacacagtcaaaTAGCATTTCTCAGCGATGAGCGCATCAAGACGCGcgaatttttcaattaatatgtatgtacatatgtatatgcaaaagtATAGTTTTGTTGATGCTTGCAGGAAGAGCGAGGGGTCtatgaaaatacatacttacatacactTTTAGTTCGACTGACATTAACGCGAGAGCacagaatgaaaaaaaataaataaaaacgcaTTCATATGGGCCAAGAGCAACCAAAATGATTCACTGCGTACTATTTGGGAGTTCAACTTAGTAATTGCAGCACTTGTAGCATTTTGAGCATAAAATTGCGCGTACCGATGACGTAATTATTAggagaaaacacaaaaatgaattgtcgagcaacaaaataagtgctcatatatgtacatatatatgtatgcacgtaCATACCcactatgcacacacatacatacacatttgtaatttgttgttCTTTCTGCTGTACTTCTTTCAGATTCTTTGCCTGCTTTGCTTTACGTTTTACAGTTTCTAGTAGCGAAATGGCAGACAGTGTGTCAACTCTCATTTACCGCTAGAATCAatcaggaaaaaaaaatatgaaagaaATATGGCGGCAATTTGACAACTTTATGTCATTGCTATAACAAAAATGGCTGTACGAAAATGCAGGAGCGCTGCGCGTTTGCCCTTGAtccatttttattgtttagagAAGAAATTCacaatattgaaataaatattcagCCCGGCAAATAAGTACTTAAGTACATACACatctatatacttatatgtagATGGGAAATGATATGCTCGCCAACAGAAAATTCTTTCCCTCACCCCGTAAACTTACTTGTCGATGATACCTccgcggcggcggcagcggcaacgggaGCTTCGTTGCTTTGATTTTCCATCGTATTTCGTTTATAAATTGTGTACTTAAACTGTTCTTtttagattttctttttttttaacaattatttttctttcacAAATTTACACAAGTTACAGAGCAACGTCTACCTTCTCCGGCTGCTTCCAACAAACCACGTTTCTGGCTCGATGAAATTGTATTATATCGATATCGGTTTGTATCGACGGTCTCTTTTTTTACCACGCGCGAAACAGCCGCTATGGAATTCagtatatttttcaattgatttttaatgttGAGAAGCAAAAATgcacaaacaattaaaaattaaaaaataacacaatttTAACCGGAACAATCAATCACTAACATGTATTGCGATGTTATGAGAAACTAATGCAATCCCAATTCAATTCAGGTTGACAATAAAGTCAATGGTTATTTGTTCAATGTgatataggattaatttcttACTTCTGATTGTCAAGTTAACGCcatctttttttgtataaat from Drosophila virilis strain 15010-1051.87 chromosome 2, Dvir_AGI_RSII-ME, whole genome shotgun sequence carries:
- the LOC6633034 gene encoding serine/threonine-protein kinase 32A isoform X2 — its product is MTTQKKIKINFDHFQILRAIGKGSFGKVCIVQKRDSGILYAMKYVSRSVCESRGALGGVIKEVELLSSLEHPFLVNLWFSFQDEEDLFMVCDLLTGGDLRYHLQNRVEFSEQSVALLVCELGSALEYLQTQRVIHRDIKPDNILLDDAGHAHLTDFNIATRLQKDSLACSMSGTKPYMAPEVFMCALEEVAGYSYPVDWWSLGVVAYEMRSNTRPFVLHSHTPLVEIKNVLNTSVHYPHYWSHEFIDLLQKLLCVHPGARISSQQELHQTPLLRPTDFQLVLEKSIKPAFKPPEDHLNCDPCLELEEMIVETRPLHKKKKRLAKQRSAQRDSDPETALVKEFIVYNRFKELKRKAMEKKESDWQRELELAMANSIVNSLAPIQEKPTSSLATTVAPTATALNICARCTSSPTAQTKDSDSIEFIDRTPSPQAAQMTPTPRRFCCKTTSTVRE
- the LOC6633034 gene encoding serine/threonine-protein kinase 32A isoform X1, producing the protein MGASSSTRSDTSLHQDDDVNFDHFQILRAIGKGSFGKVCIVQKRDSGILYAMKYVSRSVCESRGALGGVIKEVELLSSLEHPFLVNLWFSFQDEEDLFMVCDLLTGGDLRYHLQNRVEFSEQSVALLVCELGSALEYLQTQRVIHRDIKPDNILLDDAGHAHLTDFNIATRLQKDSLACSMSGTKPYMAPEVFMCALEEVAGYSYPVDWWSLGVVAYEMRSNTRPFVLHSHTPLVEIKNVLNTSVHYPHYWSHEFIDLLQKLLCVHPGARISSQQELHQTPLLRPTDFQLVLEKSIKPAFKPPEDHLNCDPCLELEEMIVETRPLHKKKKRLAKQRSAQRDSDPETALVKEFIVYNRFKELKRKAMEKKESDWQRELELAMANSIVNSLAPIQEKPTSSLATTVAPTATALNICARCTSSPTAQTKDSDSIEFIDRTPSPQAAQMTPTPRRFCCKTTSTVRE
- the lost gene encoding methenyltetrahydrofolate synthase domain-containing protein, whose protein sequence is MENQSNEAPVAAAAAAEVSSTTQPAEPTKRSLRVQTWKKIQEGKVGIGFNGIFNRIPAFVDADKAAALLIQEEEFKKAQHIKVNIDRALHDFKEQSMLANKSVYLPSTRDSPALCLKVDVPADATDEQKKEALRVQDIQKFRSEIGLDSDLKLDLVVIGSVVVSRDGYRIGRGNGFADLDIGLLIELGVITPETAIVTIVHDVQVVDTLPVNLFQKYDTPVDIIVTPTEVIRVAKRLPRPNGVFWELLSERRLKILPVLQQLKEQLEKAGKKITLKEEDTDVEQHQNSRRRRGPLRRRFQRGNPGRTTSQTDNEQQGDNAQKRTPRRKGRFINRRRRTNKSEGDQSGVEVGVKSEDRKFDEGGAGERRPKKKNRPHRDFCVKLTNLTRDIRVKDLKSELRKRECNPLSITWKGHFGKCFLHFGNRNGAPSTQDDVDKVLKSLNDLSLTITTGGGDSAPAAGAAEEPPVENVNAPVQTKTINVNVELLNFGAKKNAGGNTSAGEGGNTNVNGEGGNAAAGEGAASRIESVDTTTV